From Geomonas agri, one genomic window encodes:
- a CDS encoding substrate-binding domain-containing protein, with translation MKGVVLAVVLYVAMCVPAFADEIKIEGGGTAISTVFLPIKKRYEKLHGDYLTIVQSSAVKGLIALSEGKVDIAAGAHPLEDIIAGAAKDGVILDPSQFVSTQVGDNELVVIANRDSEVSHLSKKQLKGIFTGKISNWKVVGGKDMAVTVVWGKETEAQNVQFTRLALDGEPVTATRHAATTYRNIAETVVALPGSVGVVSHEMSTAATRTIETIAIASPIYAITRGNPSPKVQSVIDFYKTEYGFLK, from the coding sequence ATGAAGGGTGTTGTCTTAGCCGTTGTTTTGTACGTTGCGATGTGTGTTCCGGCTTTTGCCGATGAGATCAAGATCGAGGGGGGCGGTACCGCAATCAGCACGGTGTTCCTGCCCATCAAGAAGAGATACGAGAAACTGCACGGCGATTACCTTACCATCGTGCAGTCTTCCGCGGTCAAGGGGCTGATAGCCCTGAGCGAGGGGAAAGTGGACATCGCAGCGGGCGCGCACCCGCTGGAGGACATTATCGCCGGGGCAGCGAAAGACGGCGTCATCCTGGACCCGTCCCAGTTTGTCTCCACCCAGGTCGGTGACAACGAGCTCGTGGTGATCGCTAACCGTGACAGCGAGGTGTCCCACCTGTCCAAAAAACAGCTGAAGGGGATCTTCACCGGCAAGATCAGCAACTGGAAAGTGGTGGGAGGCAAGGACATGGCCGTCACCGTGGTGTGGGGAAAGGAAACCGAGGCGCAAAACGTGCAGTTCACCCGCCTCGCGCTGGATGGGGAGCCGGTCACCGCGACCAGGCACGCAGCCACCACCTACCGCAATATTGCTGAAACCGTGGTGGCCCTGCCGGGGAGCGTGGGCGTGGTGTCCCACGAAATGAGCACCGCCGCCACCCGAACTATCGAGACCATCGCCATCGCCAGCCCGATCTACGCCATCACCAGGGGGAACCCCAGCCCCAAGGTTCAGTCAGTGATCGACTTCTACAAGACCGAGTACGGCTTCCTGAAGTAG
- a CDS encoding DoxX family protein, producing MWARVLATEDTASLMVLRLFLALVMFPHGAQKVLGWFGGPGFSGAMDMFTRMMGIPYLFGLMAVLTEFVGPFLLIAGLATRVAALVMAGEMVVAVVLIHLHNGFFMNWTGKQAGEGFEYHLLVVGMALALMIGGGGKWSVDRVLSRRT from the coding sequence ATGTGGGCAAGAGTGTTGGCAACGGAGGATACGGCAAGCTTGATGGTACTGAGACTGTTCCTTGCGCTGGTGATGTTCCCTCACGGTGCGCAGAAGGTGCTGGGATGGTTCGGAGGCCCCGGATTTTCCGGCGCCATGGACATGTTCACCAGGATGATGGGCATCCCCTACCTCTTCGGTCTGATGGCGGTGCTGACCGAGTTCGTCGGGCCGTTTCTGCTGATCGCCGGACTGGCCACAAGGGTGGCGGCCCTGGTGATGGCAGGCGAGATGGTGGTGGCCGTGGTACTGATACACCTGCACAACGGCTTTTTCATGAACTGGACCGGCAAGCAGGCCGGCGAAGGGTTCGAGTACCACCTGCTGGTGGTGGGGATGGCGCTGGCGCTGATGATAGGTGGTGGCGGGAAATGGTCGGTGGACCGGGTGCTGTCACGCCGTACCTGA
- a CDS encoding sensor histidine kinase has translation MFLRRLIWLSILPLMLLSLWLVVDTLRARHQQDLRHAAMLAGNFATDLDQFLASRIGALQMLGNSPLMEDRSRWPELYQEARAYQSFFGSHVILAEIGRPMPMLFNTKLPLGSKLPALPIPKGKAAAPAAVASGKPEVGDVIVGPVNKVPLCSIAVPIRRGNHTQYVLLTLLETSLLQQRIDRRLLPAGWSIAVKDSSGQLIARRSGANHQETDAANRVVVKSELAPWTVELEIPKVAYRGPWVRFAILLVLGLLVTTVAGVLGGSIAAGHLGRAVRGLVQPGPAPPTKVAEIAEIAEAREFLEQVAAAKRESEERQEVFIEHAPAALAMFDRQMRYLHVSQRWLRDYGMEGRDIIGMSHYEIFPEISAEWREFHKRGLAGEVIRSEADRFDRADGSVQWVRWEIRPWRLAGGGIGGIVLFSEDISDLKKAQDEIQSLNTDLERRVELRTAELKAANQELDAFAYAVSHDLRAPLRAMIGFSEALREDCAAQLSEEGLDHLHEIQTAGYRMGELVDGLLVLSRSLRGTLECQLVDVSALAQRLLKDLERAEPNRMVRWQIEEGLQVNGDPRMVEMLLTNLLSNAWKYSATASTPRITVSSERRDGRHFITVADNGAGFDMRHAERLFKPFQRLHRQDEFPGIGIGLATVQRIVNRHGGAIEADGEPGKGATFRFWLPS, from the coding sequence TTGTTTCTGAGACGACTGATCTGGCTCAGCATCCTGCCACTCATGCTGTTGTCGCTGTGGCTGGTGGTGGACACGCTGCGCGCCCGCCACCAGCAGGACCTGCGCCATGCCGCCATGCTGGCCGGCAACTTCGCCACCGACCTGGACCAGTTCCTCGCCTCCCGGATCGGCGCGCTCCAGATGCTGGGCAATTCGCCGCTCATGGAGGACAGGAGCCGATGGCCGGAGTTGTACCAGGAGGCCCGCGCCTACCAGAGCTTCTTCGGCAGCCACGTCATCCTTGCCGAGATCGGCCGTCCCATGCCGATGCTGTTCAACACGAAGCTCCCCCTGGGCAGCAAACTGCCTGCCTTGCCGATCCCCAAGGGGAAGGCCGCCGCCCCCGCCGCCGTCGCCTCGGGCAAGCCGGAGGTGGGAGACGTCATCGTGGGGCCGGTGAACAAGGTCCCGCTCTGCTCCATCGCGGTCCCGATACGGCGCGGCAACCACACCCAGTACGTGCTGCTCACCCTGCTGGAAACCTCGCTTTTGCAGCAGCGCATCGACCGGCGCCTCCTGCCCGCGGGGTGGTCTATTGCGGTGAAAGACAGCTCAGGACAGCTGATCGCGCGCCGCAGCGGGGCCAATCACCAGGAAACCGATGCGGCGAACCGGGTGGTGGTGAAGTCCGAACTCGCCCCCTGGACGGTGGAGCTGGAGATCCCGAAGGTCGCCTACCGAGGTCCCTGGGTGCGCTTCGCCATCCTGCTGGTGCTGGGGCTCCTGGTCACCACCGTCGCCGGTGTGCTCGGCGGAAGCATCGCGGCCGGCCACTTAGGCCGTGCGGTCCGGGGGCTGGTCCAGCCGGGCCCGGCACCGCCCACGAAAGTCGCGGAGATCGCGGAGATTGCCGAGGCGCGCGAGTTTTTGGAACAGGTGGCAGCTGCGAAACGTGAGAGCGAGGAGCGCCAGGAAGTCTTTATAGAACACGCCCCCGCCGCCCTCGCCATGTTCGACCGGCAGATGCGCTACCTCCATGTCAGCCAGCGCTGGCTCAGAGATTACGGCATGGAAGGACGCGACATCATCGGCATGTCGCACTACGAGATCTTCCCGGAAATCTCCGCGGAGTGGCGCGAGTTCCATAAACGCGGCCTGGCCGGTGAAGTCATACGCTCCGAGGCGGATCGCTTCGACCGCGCCGACGGCTCGGTGCAGTGGGTCCGCTGGGAGATCCGGCCCTGGCGCCTGGCAGGAGGGGGCATCGGCGGCATCGTCCTCTTCTCCGAGGACATCAGCGATCTCAAAAAGGCCCAGGACGAGATACAGAGCCTCAACACCGACCTGGAGCGGCGCGTCGAGCTGCGCACGGCCGAGCTGAAGGCGGCCAACCAGGAGCTGGACGCCTTCGCCTACGCGGTATCCCACGACCTGCGCGCGCCGCTGCGCGCCATGATTGGCTTCAGCGAGGCGCTGCGGGAGGACTGCGCGGCGCAACTATCCGAGGAGGGGCTCGACCACCTGCATGAGATTCAGACGGCGGGGTACCGGATGGGGGAACTGGTGGACGGGCTCCTGGTGCTGTCCCGCAGCCTTCGGGGCACCCTGGAGTGTCAGCTGGTCGACGTGAGTGCCCTCGCGCAGCGACTGCTCAAGGACCTGGAGCGCGCTGAGCCCAACCGGATGGTGCGGTGGCAAATCGAAGAGGGACTTCAGGTGAACGGCGACCCGCGCATGGTCGAGATGCTGCTGACCAACCTTTTGTCCAACGCCTGGAAATATTCCGCCACGGCGTCAACGCCCCGGATAACGGTCAGTTCCGAGCGACGCGACGGCAGGCACTTCATCACGGTAGCGGACAACGGCGCCGGCTTCGACATGCGCCACGCCGAACGTCTTTTCAAACCCTTTCAGCGGCTGCATCGCCAGGATGAGTTCCCCGGTATCGGGATCGGCCTGGCCACCGTGCAGCGCATCGTAAACCGCCATGGCGGCGCCATAGAGGCGGACGGGGAACCGGGCAAGGGCGCCACCTTCCGGTTCTGGCTCCCTTCATGA
- a CDS encoding response regulator translates to MAEHKTILLVEDNPQDEKLILRTLNRINLANEVFVVRDGQQALDYLFREGDFAGRAGGDPTVVMLDVNLPRVNGLEVLERLRQDQRTRLLPIVILTSSDEEQDRVKSYQEGANSFVRKPLDFAEFAETVAQLGVYWLAVNQGPKVEA, encoded by the coding sequence ATGGCAGAACATAAGACCATTTTGCTGGTGGAAGACAACCCGCAGGACGAGAAGCTGATCCTGCGCACCTTGAACAGGATCAACCTGGCCAACGAGGTATTCGTGGTGCGCGACGGCCAGCAGGCGCTGGACTACCTGTTCCGTGAGGGGGATTTCGCCGGGCGCGCCGGGGGCGACCCCACCGTCGTAATGCTCGACGTGAATCTTCCGCGGGTGAACGGGCTGGAGGTGCTGGAGCGCCTGCGCCAGGACCAGAGGACCCGCCTGCTCCCCATAGTCATTCTCACCTCCTCCGACGAGGAGCAGGACCGCGTGAAGAGCTACCAGGAGGGCGCGAACAGCTTCGTGCGCAAGCCGCTCGATTTCGCGGAATTCGCCGAGACGGTGGCCCAGTTGGGGGTATATTGGCTGGCCGTGAACCAGGGGCCGAAGGTGGAGGCATGA
- a CDS encoding PAS domain S-box protein encodes MTGETLNILVIEDCATDFKLIKLQVEGQGFAATFTWIADRDRLAESLQESWDLVLADYNVPHMEFEETLETIRSRYPALPVILVSGSVGEEQAVELLKRGMSDFVHKDNLPRLAPCITRALKEAQEHRGRVQAEEALFSSERKYRCMFDNAPVGVGIGELATGRLVEVNAAWLEILGFKHEEVVGRTAVELGIYLNNAQRLAIVQHLKENGRMINQPLRLRRKSGEIADLLCSAEIVDIGSTPYMQFLLIDVTEEMNIKRALAASEETLRKLYVAVNQSPTAIVITDRYGTIDFVNPRFSEMTGYSAEEMVGKNPQLLWAQLCKGEVWQGDFCNTRKDGTVFWEHDIISPIRNQAGEITHYMAIKEDISDKRTMEEQLRQAQKMEAVGQLAGGVAHDFNNIMQVITGNAYLQSMENQLRGMGTQHLDEIIRAVEHGSSLTKSLLVFSHKNAVELTYFDLNELLGQSHKLASKLVTEEIVIALELCAEPLHILADAGLVQQIVFNLVTNARDAISGRGSVTIRTRQVEAGGAPLPCGCSAISGSYAMLSVRDTGHGIPEEIRGRIFEPFFTTNEIGKGTGLGLAMIYGTVQRMNGFIAVQSPAEGGTEFVICVPLTPPPAVAPHSEEQGAVTGSGELILVVEDEEAVRSALTRTLVSAGYRAVAAGSGEEALTLAKRSTGIALALIDMILPGINGIECSQGLNSLHPSLPVIFLTGYDNDMLAERGISANVLHKPIQSTRLVQRIKEVLEAREEQGR; translated from the coding sequence ATGACAGGGGAGACGCTGAACATCCTGGTGATCGAGGACTGCGCAACTGACTTCAAACTGATCAAGCTCCAGGTGGAGGGGCAGGGTTTCGCCGCGACCTTCACCTGGATCGCGGACCGCGACCGGCTGGCGGAGTCCCTGCAGGAGAGCTGGGACCTGGTGCTCGCCGACTACAACGTCCCCCACATGGAGTTTGAAGAAACCCTGGAGACGATCAGGAGCCGGTACCCGGCGTTGCCGGTGATCCTCGTTTCCGGCAGCGTCGGCGAGGAGCAGGCGGTGGAACTGCTGAAGCGGGGTATGTCCGACTTCGTGCACAAGGACAACCTCCCCCGCCTCGCCCCCTGCATCACCCGCGCGCTCAAAGAGGCGCAGGAACACCGCGGCCGGGTGCAGGCCGAGGAAGCCCTCTTCAGCAGCGAGCGCAAGTACCGCTGCATGTTCGACAACGCCCCGGTCGGGGTGGGCATCGGCGAACTGGCCACCGGGCGTCTGGTCGAGGTGAATGCGGCCTGGCTCGAGATTCTCGGGTTCAAGCACGAGGAAGTGGTGGGCAGGACCGCGGTGGAGCTGGGCATCTACCTCAACAACGCGCAGCGCCTGGCCATCGTGCAACACCTGAAGGAAAACGGGCGCATGATCAACCAGCCCCTCAGGCTGCGCCGCAAGTCAGGCGAGATCGCCGACTTGCTCTGCTCCGCCGAGATCGTCGACATCGGCTCGACACCTTACATGCAATTCCTGCTGATCGACGTGACCGAAGAAATGAACATCAAGCGGGCCCTGGCTGCATCGGAGGAGACGCTTCGAAAGCTCTACGTGGCGGTCAACCAAAGCCCCACCGCCATCGTCATCACCGACCGCTACGGCACCATCGACTTCGTCAACCCGCGCTTCTCGGAGATGACCGGCTACAGCGCCGAGGAGATGGTGGGCAAGAACCCGCAGTTGTTGTGGGCGCAGCTGTGCAAGGGGGAGGTGTGGCAGGGGGACTTCTGCAACACCAGGAAGGACGGCACGGTGTTCTGGGAGCACGACATCATCTCCCCGATCAGGAACCAGGCCGGAGAGATCACCCACTACATGGCGATCAAGGAGGACATCTCGGACAAGCGCACCATGGAAGAGCAGCTGCGCCAGGCCCAGAAGATGGAGGCGGTGGGCCAGCTGGCCGGCGGGGTTGCCCACGACTTCAACAACATCATGCAGGTGATCACCGGTAACGCCTACCTGCAGAGCATGGAGAACCAGCTGCGCGGCATGGGCACCCAGCACCTGGACGAGATCATCAGGGCGGTGGAGCATGGCTCCTCGCTCACCAAGAGCCTGCTCGTCTTCAGCCACAAAAACGCGGTCGAACTCACCTACTTCGACCTGAACGAGCTGCTCGGCCAAAGCCACAAGCTGGCCAGCAAGCTGGTCACCGAGGAGATCGTCATAGCGCTGGAGCTGTGCGCCGAGCCGCTGCATATCCTCGCGGACGCCGGACTGGTGCAGCAGATCGTCTTCAACCTGGTCACCAACGCCCGCGACGCCATCTCCGGGCGCGGCAGCGTCACGATCAGAACCCGGCAGGTGGAGGCGGGGGGGGCTCCCCTGCCCTGCGGCTGCAGCGCCATTAGTGGCAGTTACGCCATGCTCTCGGTACGCGATACCGGGCACGGCATCCCCGAGGAGATCAGGGGGCGCATCTTCGAGCCCTTCTTCACCACCAATGAGATCGGCAAGGGGACCGGCCTGGGACTCGCCATGATCTACGGCACCGTGCAGCGCATGAACGGCTTCATCGCGGTCCAAAGCCCGGCTGAAGGGGGGACCGAGTTCGTTATCTGCGTTCCGCTGACGCCCCCGCCGGCAGTCGCGCCCCATTCCGAGGAGCAAGGCGCGGTGACCGGCAGCGGCGAGTTGATCCTGGTCGTCGAGGACGAGGAGGCCGTGCGCAGCGCCCTGACCCGCACCCTGGTTTCCGCGGGGTACCGCGCCGTTGCCGCCGGCAGCGGCGAGGAAGCCCTGACGCTGGCCAAGAGGAGCACCGGCATCGCCCTGGCCCTGATCGACATGATCCTGCCCGGGATCAACGGGATCGAGTGCAGCCAGGGGCTCAACTCCCTGCACCCGTCCCTGCCGGTCATCTTCCTGACTGGCTACGACAACGACATGCTGGCAGAACGGGGTATTTCGGCGAACGTGCTGCACAAGCCGATCCAGAGTACCCGGCTGGTGCAGCGCATCAAGGAAGTGCTAGAGGCGAGGGAGGAGCAGGGAAGGTAA